A portion of the Borrelia parkeri genome contains these proteins:
- a CDS encoding anti-CBASS protein Acb1 family protein produces MFKFKFFRRRNNLSSRAPLMPASDASTGDPLRLAHQVAEIYAGFAASRDIEHKRGDGLSKLFDNNFRGVIKKMVYTAILSGESAFYIVVPDSEDPRVPLRHGFSCLCFNFGEVCDGDDSSFENIHPTRVVKMKSSFLNFQALEKSSRIMDTLLHETVGFLKVNNFTFLKSATLPSVKDMTAYDLAELKKNIEGVLDSNHKMMILGREDDIANITRSVSPIRDAFDIIVSDITLHSGIPREVLYPISPSGEGSVGNYDIFYLNIEQICRLMVAPFINTVLEKFGLKSNWQFKAVKPISQKEQAEVDEKHARTLALYTELLGKAREMGDLDLTLKIQSELEEFLKV; encoded by the coding sequence TTGTTTAAATTTAAATTTTTTAGAAGAAGAAATAATCTCAGTTCAAGGGCACCTTTAATGCCAGCAAGTGATGCGTCAACAGGAGACCCATTAAGGCTTGCACATCAAGTAGCCGAGATATATGCAGGATTTGCAGCATCTAGGGACATTGAGCATAAGAGAGGAGATGGTCTTTCCAAGCTTTTTGATAATAATTTTAGGGGAGTTATTAAGAAGATGGTTTACACAGCAATTCTCTCTGGAGAGAGTGCTTTTTATATAGTAGTTCCAGATTCAGAAGATCCGAGGGTGCCACTTCGTCATGGATTTTCTTGTCTTTGTTTTAATTTTGGAGAAGTGTGTGATGGAGATGATTCTTCTTTTGAAAATATTCATCCAACCCGTGTTGTTAAAATGAAGTCGTCGTTCTTAAATTTTCAAGCTTTAGAGAAGAGTAGTAGAATTATGGACACTTTACTTCATGAAACTGTAGGTTTTTTGAAAGTAAATAATTTCACTTTCTTAAAATCAGCAACCCTTCCATCAGTAAAAGATATGACTGCTTATGACCTTGCCGAACTTAAGAAAAATATAGAAGGGGTGCTAGACAGTAATCATAAGATGATGATACTTGGTAGGGAAGATGATATTGCAAATATTACACGTTCTGTAAGTCCTATAAGGGATGCTTTTGACATTATTGTGTCTGATATAACACTGCATTCAGGGATTCCAAGAGAAGTACTCTATCCCATCTCTCCATCTGGTGAGGGTAGTGTTGGGAATTATGACATATTTTACCTTAATATTGAGCAGATATGTAGGCTGATGGTAGCACCATTTATAAACACTGTGCTTGAAAAATTTGGACTTAAGTCCAATTGGCAATTTAAAGCGGTTAAACCTATCAGTCAAAAGGAGCAAGCAGAAGTTGATGAGAAGCATGCACGTACTCTTGCCTTATATACAGAGCTTTTAGGGAAAGCTAGAGAAATGGGTGATTTGGATCTTACCTTAAAGATCCAATCTGAGCTTGAGGAGTTCCTCAAAGTTTAA